The following are encoded together in the Oreochromis niloticus isolate F11D_XX linkage group LG12, O_niloticus_UMD_NMBU, whole genome shotgun sequence genome:
- the gak gene encoding cyclin-G-associated kinase isoform X1, with the protein MSLFQSALDFLAGPGSSGAASRDQNDFVGQVVELGDMKLRIKRVIAEGGFAFVYEAQDMSSGKDYALKRLLSNEEEKNKEIIQEVCFMKKLSGHPNTVQFCSAASISKEESDTGQAEFLILTELCKGQLVDFIKRVEQKAPLSCDTVLKIFYQACRAVQHMHKQKPPVIHRDLKIENLLISNQGTIKLCDFGSATTVSHYPDYSWSAQKRSMVEDEITRNTTPAYRTPEMIDLYSNFPINEKQDIWALGCILYLLCFKQHPFEDGAKLQIVNGKYSMPQNDVKYTVYHDLIRSMLKVNPEERLSITELVNQLQEIAAARNVNPKSPITELLEQNGGFGNNGAQPSMQIHNSHNNAGVYDPDQSGSGLFDILKGGTERFLTNIKDTSSKVIQSVASNPSYAKGDLDISYITSRIAVMSFPAEGVESAIKNNIEDVRLFLDSRHAGHYAVYNLSKRSYRPSRFHNRVSECNWQLRRAPNLRSLYSVCKNMHLWLKQDQRNICVVHCLDGRAASAVAVCSFLCFCRLFTTAEAAVYMFSMKRCPPGISPSHKRYIEYMCDMMAEEPIIPHSKPVVIRSIIMTPVPLFNKQRNGCRPFCEVYVGDERVLTTSQEYDRMQDFKMEDGKAEIPLNVTVQGDVLVVIYHARSTLGGRLQAKMASMKMFQIQFHTGFVPRNATTVKFAKYDLDACDIQEKYPDLFQVNLDIEVEPRERPSTKTPPWEGFQTKGLNPKILFSSRDEQQEILSKFGKPELPRQPGSSAFYDSESPQPAQTPDTSNATEPESPMSNDTNSSNFFQTLDWEDVRSAQDASDSQEGGYMNEQEDLSDQSEGESYSCSATSGEPMSRDHSEPLFDSDFQTASPATQEAPPEDTADLLGLNSDPQPPTMSSTSSSAPPHGDQGGMKAASSNSDLLTDLFAPPAGQTGAVQEDLFFSGPASGATPDQKPMGDLFDPFGMGSGSGVGSSVGSSRQASGPDLFGDLLGSDSSATSGFGSAHSNATPASNTSLFNLNKLVNDTPKMTSSASQPDLLGGWDSWAKGTTAGMSTTASKPSYTSTASGMPSMSKAKSQTFDPFADLGNLSSNLPGSSSSNFSGPSFGTKGPSSSSSSAKPQTQPWQSARPTSAQNKPWIPGSGSGPKGSSASQPAGTQSSKPNYNLNFSSVIGGREERGVRGPGFGPKPKVKEDDFEDLLSTQGFASKPDKKGPRTIAEMRRQEITKDMDPLKLQILDWIEGKERNIRALLSTLHTVLWEGEMRWKPVGMADLVSADQVKKYYRKAVLVVHPDKATGQPYEQYAKMIFMELNDAWSEFENQGSKALF; encoded by the exons gtggaTTTGCTTTTGTATATGAAGCCCAGGACATGAGCAGTGGTAAAGACTACGCCCTCAAG AGGCTGCTGTCTAATGAAGAAGAGAAGAACAAAGAAATCATACAGGAAGTCTGCTTCATG AAAAAGCTGTCAGGTCATCCAAATACGGTTCAGTTCTGCTCTGCGGCCTCCATCAGTAAAGAGGAGTCAGACACCGGGCAGGCTGAGTTTCTGATCCTCACTGAGCTGTGTAAAG GTCAGCTGGTGGACTTTATAAAGAGGGTAGAGCAGAAGGCTCCTCTATCATGTGACACTGTGCTAAAAATCTTCTACCAGGCGTGCCGtgctgttcagcatatgcacaAACAGAAGCCTCCCGTGATACACAGAGACCTCAAG ATTGAGAACCTCTTGATTAGTAACCAGGGCACCATCAAGCTGTGTGACTTTGGCagcgccaccacagtgtcacaTTATCCAGACTACAGCTGGTCAGCACAGAAGAGGTCAATGGTGGAGGATGAG ATAACAAGGAACACCACTCCTGCGTACCGAACGCCAGAGATGATCGATCTCTACTCCAACTTTCCCATCAATGAGAAGCAAGACATCTGG GCTCTGGGATGCATCCTCTACCTGTTGTGTTTTAAGCAGCATCCATTTGAGGATGGAGCCAAGCTACAAATTGTCAACGGAAAATACTCCATGCCTCAGAACGACGTGAAATACACTGTGTATCACGACCTCATAC gtTCCATGTTGAAGGTGAACCCAGAGGAGCGTCTGTCTATTACAGAGTTGGTCAACCAGCTCCAGGAGATAGCAGCAGCACGCAACGTCAACCCCAAGTCCCCCATTACTGAG CTGCTGGAGCAGAACGGAGGTTTTGGCAACAATGGAGCACAGCCATCCATGCAGATCCACAACAGCCATAACAATGCAG GTGTATATGACCCCGATCAGTCTGGCAGTGGCCTGTTTGATATTTTAAAGGGAGGAACAGAACGCTTCCTGACAAACATAAAGGATACTTCCTCCAAGGTCATCCAGTCAGTAGCTAG CAACCCAAG CTATGCCAAAGGGGACCTGGATATTTCTTACATCACCTCCAGAATTGCAG TCATGTCTTTCCCAGCAGAAGGGGTGGAGTCTGCGATAAAGAACAACATTGAGGATGTCCGTCTGTTCCTTGATTCACGTCATGCTGGCCACTACGCTGTCTACAACCTCTCCAAACGATCATACAGGCCTTCTCGATTCCACAACAGG gTTTCAGAGTGTAATTGGCAGCTGCGCCGTGCCCCTAACCTCCGCAGTCTCTACAGCGTATGTAAGAACATGCATCTATGGCTCAAACAGGACCAGAGGAACATCTGTGTGGTACACTGTCTG GATGGCAGAGCAGCATCAGCAGTGGCAGTTTGCTCCTTCCTGTGTTTTTGCCGCCTTTTCACCACTGCTGAGGCAGCAGTCTACATGTTCTCAATGAAACGCTGTCCACCAGGCATATCACCTTCACACAAGAG GTATATAGAGTATATGTGTGACATGATGGCAGAGGAGCCCATCATCCCTCACAGCAAGCCTGTAGTTATTCGCTCCATCATCATGACACCAGTGCCACTGTTCAACAAGCAGCGTAACGGGTGCCGGCCATTCTGCGAAGTCTACGTTGGGGACGAGAGGGTGCTCACCACATCACAGGAGTATGACAGGATGCa GGATTTTAAGATGGAAGATGGGAAAGCAGAGATTCCTCTCAATGTTACCGTTCAAGGAGACGTACTGGTGGTGATCTATCATGCAAGATCTACGCTGGGAGGACGTCTGCAGGCAAAA ATGGCGTCCATGAAAATGTTCCAGATCCAGTTCCACACAGGCTTTGTACCAAGAAATGCAACGACTGTCAAGTTTGCCAA gTATGATTTGGATGCCTGTGACATCCAGGAGAAGTACCCAGACTTATTCCAGGTCAACTTGGACATTGAGGTTGAACCCAGGGAGAGGCCCAGCACCAAGACTCCTCCATGGGAGGGCTTTCAAACCAAAGGCCTCAACCCCAAGATCCTTTTCTCCTCTCGTGATGAACAGCAAGAGATCCTCAGCAAATTTG GTAAGCCCGAGTTGCCTCGTCAGCCAGGTTCTTCGGCGTTTTATGACTCAGAGTCGCCCCAGCCAGCTCAAACCCCAGACACCTCCAATGCAACAGAACCAGAGTCCCCGATGAGCAATGATACTAATTCCAGCAACTTTTTCCAGACCCTAGACTGGGAAG ATGTACGTAGCGCTCAGGATGCCTCAGACAGTCAAGAAGGAGGATATATGAATGAACAGGAGGATCTGAGTGATCAGTCAGAAGGAGAGTCCTATTCTTGCTCTGCCACCAGTGGAGAGCCAATGTCACGTGACCACAGCGAGCCGCTGTTTGATTCTGACTTTCAG ACGGCTTCTCCTGCAACACAGGAGGCTCCTCCTGAAGACACAGCTGACCTCTTGGGGTTGAACTCTGACCCTCAACCTCCAACCATGTCCTCAACTTCGTCCTCTGCTCCACCACACGGAGACCAGGGAGGAATGAAAGCCGCCTCTAGCAACAGCGACCTCCTCACTGACTTATTTGCACCTCCTGCTGGTCAGACTGGAGCAGTGCAGGAAGACTTGTTCTTCAGTGGGCCAGCCAGTGGAGCCACACCAGACCAAAAAC CCATGGGGGATCTGTTTGATCCGTTTGGGATGGGGTCGGGTTCTGGTGTTGGCTCCAGCGTTGGTTCATCTCGACAAGCCTCTGGACCAGACCTGTTTGGAGACTTGTTGGGTTCTGATAGTTCAGCAACCAGTGGATTTGGTTCAGCTCACAGTAACGCCACTCCTGCTTCCAACACCAGCCTCTTCAACCTCA aTAAGCTTGTAAATGATACCCCTAAAATGACATCATCAGCCAGCCAACCAGACCTGCTGGGTGGGTGGGACAGCTGGGCAAAAGGAACCACTGCTGGCATGAGCACCACTGCCAGTAAACCAAGTTATACCAGCACAG CTTCTGGTATGCCATCCATGTCAAAGGCCAAGTCTCAGACCTTTGATCCTTTTGCTGACCTAGGAAACCTGAGCTCCAACTTGCCAG GTTCCTCCAGCAGTAATTTTTCTGGACCATCCTTCGGCACAAAGGgtccttcttcctcttcttcctctgctaAGCCTCAAACTCAGCCATGGCAGTCTGCAAGACCCACCTCAGCCCAGAACAAACCTTGGATTCCTGGATCTGGATCTGGCCCCAAAGGATCTTCAGCTTCTCAGCCTGCAGGAACACAGTCCTCTAAACCCAACTACAACCTTAACTTCTCCAGTGTGATTGGTgggagagaagagagaggagTTCGTGGGCCTGGATTTG GCCCCAAGCCAAAGGTAAAGGAAGATGATTTCGAGGATCTGCTCTCAACTCAGGGTTTTGCTTCTAAACCTGACAAGAAGGGACCAAGGACCATTGCTGAAATGAGGAGACAGGAGATCACAAAAGACATGGATCCTCTCAAACTACAG ATCTTGGACTGGATCGAAGGGAAGGAGCGAAACATCCGCGCCCTGCTGTCAACTCTACACACAGTGTTGTGGGAGGGTGAAATGCGCTGGAAGCCTGTGGGCATGGCAGACCTGGTGTCAGCTGACCAGGTGAAGAAATACTACAGGAAGGCTGTGCTGGTTGTCCATCCTGATAAG GCAACGGGCCAGCCTTACGAACAGTACGCTAAGATGATCTTTATGGAACTGAACGACGCCTGGTCAGAGTTTGAGAACCAGGGATCCAAAGCACTCTTCTAA
- the gak gene encoding cyclin-G-associated kinase isoform X2, whose translation MSLFQSALDFLAGPGSSGAASRDQNDFVGQVVELGDMKLRIKRVIAEGGFAFVYEAQDMSSGKDYALKRLLSNEEEKNKEIIQEVCFMKKLSGHPNTVQFCSAASISKEESDTGQAEFLILTELCKGQLVDFIKRVEQKAPLSCDTVLKIFYQACRAVQHMHKQKPPVIHRDLKIENLLISNQGTIKLCDFGSATTVSHYPDYSWSAQKRSMVEDEITRNTTPAYRTPEMIDLYSNFPINEKQDIWALGCILYLLCFKQHPFEDGAKLQIVNGKYSMPQNDVKYTVYHDLIRSMLKVNPEERLSITELVNQLQEIAAARNVNPKSPITELLEQNGGFGNNGAQPSMQIHNSHNNAGVYDPDQSGSGLFDILKGGTERFLTNIKDTSSKVIQSVASYAKGDLDISYITSRIAVMSFPAEGVESAIKNNIEDVRLFLDSRHAGHYAVYNLSKRSYRPSRFHNRVSECNWQLRRAPNLRSLYSVCKNMHLWLKQDQRNICVVHCLDGRAASAVAVCSFLCFCRLFTTAEAAVYMFSMKRCPPGISPSHKRYIEYMCDMMAEEPIIPHSKPVVIRSIIMTPVPLFNKQRNGCRPFCEVYVGDERVLTTSQEYDRMQDFKMEDGKAEIPLNVTVQGDVLVVIYHARSTLGGRLQAKMASMKMFQIQFHTGFVPRNATTVKFAKYDLDACDIQEKYPDLFQVNLDIEVEPRERPSTKTPPWEGFQTKGLNPKILFSSRDEQQEILSKFGKPELPRQPGSSAFYDSESPQPAQTPDTSNATEPESPMSNDTNSSNFFQTLDWEDVRSAQDASDSQEGGYMNEQEDLSDQSEGESYSCSATSGEPMSRDHSEPLFDSDFQTASPATQEAPPEDTADLLGLNSDPQPPTMSSTSSSAPPHGDQGGMKAASSNSDLLTDLFAPPAGQTGAVQEDLFFSGPASGATPDQKPMGDLFDPFGMGSGSGVGSSVGSSRQASGPDLFGDLLGSDSSATSGFGSAHSNATPASNTSLFNLNKLVNDTPKMTSSASQPDLLGGWDSWAKGTTAGMSTTASKPSYTSTASGMPSMSKAKSQTFDPFADLGNLSSNLPGSSSSNFSGPSFGTKGPSSSSSSAKPQTQPWQSARPTSAQNKPWIPGSGSGPKGSSASQPAGTQSSKPNYNLNFSSVIGGREERGVRGPGFGPKPKVKEDDFEDLLSTQGFASKPDKKGPRTIAEMRRQEITKDMDPLKLQILDWIEGKERNIRALLSTLHTVLWEGEMRWKPVGMADLVSADQVKKYYRKAVLVVHPDKATGQPYEQYAKMIFMELNDAWSEFENQGSKALF comes from the exons gtggaTTTGCTTTTGTATATGAAGCCCAGGACATGAGCAGTGGTAAAGACTACGCCCTCAAG AGGCTGCTGTCTAATGAAGAAGAGAAGAACAAAGAAATCATACAGGAAGTCTGCTTCATG AAAAAGCTGTCAGGTCATCCAAATACGGTTCAGTTCTGCTCTGCGGCCTCCATCAGTAAAGAGGAGTCAGACACCGGGCAGGCTGAGTTTCTGATCCTCACTGAGCTGTGTAAAG GTCAGCTGGTGGACTTTATAAAGAGGGTAGAGCAGAAGGCTCCTCTATCATGTGACACTGTGCTAAAAATCTTCTACCAGGCGTGCCGtgctgttcagcatatgcacaAACAGAAGCCTCCCGTGATACACAGAGACCTCAAG ATTGAGAACCTCTTGATTAGTAACCAGGGCACCATCAAGCTGTGTGACTTTGGCagcgccaccacagtgtcacaTTATCCAGACTACAGCTGGTCAGCACAGAAGAGGTCAATGGTGGAGGATGAG ATAACAAGGAACACCACTCCTGCGTACCGAACGCCAGAGATGATCGATCTCTACTCCAACTTTCCCATCAATGAGAAGCAAGACATCTGG GCTCTGGGATGCATCCTCTACCTGTTGTGTTTTAAGCAGCATCCATTTGAGGATGGAGCCAAGCTACAAATTGTCAACGGAAAATACTCCATGCCTCAGAACGACGTGAAATACACTGTGTATCACGACCTCATAC gtTCCATGTTGAAGGTGAACCCAGAGGAGCGTCTGTCTATTACAGAGTTGGTCAACCAGCTCCAGGAGATAGCAGCAGCACGCAACGTCAACCCCAAGTCCCCCATTACTGAG CTGCTGGAGCAGAACGGAGGTTTTGGCAACAATGGAGCACAGCCATCCATGCAGATCCACAACAGCCATAACAATGCAG GTGTATATGACCCCGATCAGTCTGGCAGTGGCCTGTTTGATATTTTAAAGGGAGGAACAGAACGCTTCCTGACAAACATAAAGGATACTTCCTCCAAGGTCATCCAGTCAGTAGCTAG CTATGCCAAAGGGGACCTGGATATTTCTTACATCACCTCCAGAATTGCAG TCATGTCTTTCCCAGCAGAAGGGGTGGAGTCTGCGATAAAGAACAACATTGAGGATGTCCGTCTGTTCCTTGATTCACGTCATGCTGGCCACTACGCTGTCTACAACCTCTCCAAACGATCATACAGGCCTTCTCGATTCCACAACAGG gTTTCAGAGTGTAATTGGCAGCTGCGCCGTGCCCCTAACCTCCGCAGTCTCTACAGCGTATGTAAGAACATGCATCTATGGCTCAAACAGGACCAGAGGAACATCTGTGTGGTACACTGTCTG GATGGCAGAGCAGCATCAGCAGTGGCAGTTTGCTCCTTCCTGTGTTTTTGCCGCCTTTTCACCACTGCTGAGGCAGCAGTCTACATGTTCTCAATGAAACGCTGTCCACCAGGCATATCACCTTCACACAAGAG GTATATAGAGTATATGTGTGACATGATGGCAGAGGAGCCCATCATCCCTCACAGCAAGCCTGTAGTTATTCGCTCCATCATCATGACACCAGTGCCACTGTTCAACAAGCAGCGTAACGGGTGCCGGCCATTCTGCGAAGTCTACGTTGGGGACGAGAGGGTGCTCACCACATCACAGGAGTATGACAGGATGCa GGATTTTAAGATGGAAGATGGGAAAGCAGAGATTCCTCTCAATGTTACCGTTCAAGGAGACGTACTGGTGGTGATCTATCATGCAAGATCTACGCTGGGAGGACGTCTGCAGGCAAAA ATGGCGTCCATGAAAATGTTCCAGATCCAGTTCCACACAGGCTTTGTACCAAGAAATGCAACGACTGTCAAGTTTGCCAA gTATGATTTGGATGCCTGTGACATCCAGGAGAAGTACCCAGACTTATTCCAGGTCAACTTGGACATTGAGGTTGAACCCAGGGAGAGGCCCAGCACCAAGACTCCTCCATGGGAGGGCTTTCAAACCAAAGGCCTCAACCCCAAGATCCTTTTCTCCTCTCGTGATGAACAGCAAGAGATCCTCAGCAAATTTG GTAAGCCCGAGTTGCCTCGTCAGCCAGGTTCTTCGGCGTTTTATGACTCAGAGTCGCCCCAGCCAGCTCAAACCCCAGACACCTCCAATGCAACAGAACCAGAGTCCCCGATGAGCAATGATACTAATTCCAGCAACTTTTTCCAGACCCTAGACTGGGAAG ATGTACGTAGCGCTCAGGATGCCTCAGACAGTCAAGAAGGAGGATATATGAATGAACAGGAGGATCTGAGTGATCAGTCAGAAGGAGAGTCCTATTCTTGCTCTGCCACCAGTGGAGAGCCAATGTCACGTGACCACAGCGAGCCGCTGTTTGATTCTGACTTTCAG ACGGCTTCTCCTGCAACACAGGAGGCTCCTCCTGAAGACACAGCTGACCTCTTGGGGTTGAACTCTGACCCTCAACCTCCAACCATGTCCTCAACTTCGTCCTCTGCTCCACCACACGGAGACCAGGGAGGAATGAAAGCCGCCTCTAGCAACAGCGACCTCCTCACTGACTTATTTGCACCTCCTGCTGGTCAGACTGGAGCAGTGCAGGAAGACTTGTTCTTCAGTGGGCCAGCCAGTGGAGCCACACCAGACCAAAAAC CCATGGGGGATCTGTTTGATCCGTTTGGGATGGGGTCGGGTTCTGGTGTTGGCTCCAGCGTTGGTTCATCTCGACAAGCCTCTGGACCAGACCTGTTTGGAGACTTGTTGGGTTCTGATAGTTCAGCAACCAGTGGATTTGGTTCAGCTCACAGTAACGCCACTCCTGCTTCCAACACCAGCCTCTTCAACCTCA aTAAGCTTGTAAATGATACCCCTAAAATGACATCATCAGCCAGCCAACCAGACCTGCTGGGTGGGTGGGACAGCTGGGCAAAAGGAACCACTGCTGGCATGAGCACCACTGCCAGTAAACCAAGTTATACCAGCACAG CTTCTGGTATGCCATCCATGTCAAAGGCCAAGTCTCAGACCTTTGATCCTTTTGCTGACCTAGGAAACCTGAGCTCCAACTTGCCAG GTTCCTCCAGCAGTAATTTTTCTGGACCATCCTTCGGCACAAAGGgtccttcttcctcttcttcctctgctaAGCCTCAAACTCAGCCATGGCAGTCTGCAAGACCCACCTCAGCCCAGAACAAACCTTGGATTCCTGGATCTGGATCTGGCCCCAAAGGATCTTCAGCTTCTCAGCCTGCAGGAACACAGTCCTCTAAACCCAACTACAACCTTAACTTCTCCAGTGTGATTGGTgggagagaagagagaggagTTCGTGGGCCTGGATTTG GCCCCAAGCCAAAGGTAAAGGAAGATGATTTCGAGGATCTGCTCTCAACTCAGGGTTTTGCTTCTAAACCTGACAAGAAGGGACCAAGGACCATTGCTGAAATGAGGAGACAGGAGATCACAAAAGACATGGATCCTCTCAAACTACAG ATCTTGGACTGGATCGAAGGGAAGGAGCGAAACATCCGCGCCCTGCTGTCAACTCTACACACAGTGTTGTGGGAGGGTGAAATGCGCTGGAAGCCTGTGGGCATGGCAGACCTGGTGTCAGCTGACCAGGTGAAGAAATACTACAGGAAGGCTGTGCTGGTTGTCCATCCTGATAAG GCAACGGGCCAGCCTTACGAACAGTACGCTAAGATGATCTTTATGGAACTGAACGACGCCTGGTCAGAGTTTGAGAACCAGGGATCCAAAGCACTCTTCTAA